From a single Chloroflexota bacterium genomic region:
- a CDS encoding ThiF family adenylyltransferase translates to MNPPLTTTESSDAASAVPPSPDSAGAPSGAAGGLERYARQSVFAGVGEDGQQRLRQSRVALIGCGALGTVLANVLARAGVGFLRIVDRDYVELTNLQRQVLFDERDALDASPKATAAIEQLQRANSEVVYEAVVADFGADNAEEIVRDVDLVLDGTDNLETRYVINDICVKLGKPWVYAAAVASYGALMPIIPGETPCLRCVFPDQPDVGSVDTCDTTGVLGAMTGIVANMASIEAIKLLIGAHDRLNRGLTWVDCWYNLFERTPVTAPVADCPTCQQRQFTFLETPAWKRAATMCGRDAVQVRPPTPVALDLKGLAARLSPLGEVKYSPHALRLVMPPHELTVFRDGRAIVKGTSEIAVARSLYARLVGT, encoded by the coding sequence GTGAATCCCCCGCTCACCACCACCGAATCGTCGGACGCTGCGTCCGCTGTTCCCCCGTCGCCCGATTCGGCCGGAGCTCCGTCAGGGGCGGCGGGGGGCCTCGAACGGTACGCCCGGCAGTCCGTCTTCGCCGGGGTCGGCGAGGACGGGCAGCAGCGGCTGCGCCAGAGCCGCGTCGCGCTGATCGGCTGCGGCGCGCTCGGCACGGTGCTCGCCAACGTGCTGGCCCGGGCCGGCGTCGGCTTCCTCCGCATCGTCGACCGCGATTACGTCGAGCTGACCAACCTCCAGCGGCAGGTTCTCTTCGACGAGCGAGACGCCCTGGACGCCTCCCCGAAGGCAACGGCCGCCATCGAGCAATTGCAGCGCGCCAACTCGGAGGTCGTCTACGAGGCCGTCGTCGCGGATTTCGGCGCGGACAACGCCGAGGAGATCGTACGGGACGTCGATCTGGTGCTCGACGGCACCGACAACCTCGAAACGCGCTACGTCATCAACGACATCTGCGTGAAGCTGGGCAAGCCGTGGGTCTACGCCGCGGCGGTCGCCAGCTACGGCGCGCTGATGCCGATCATCCCTGGCGAGACGCCCTGCCTGCGCTGCGTCTTCCCCGATCAGCCGGACGTCGGCTCGGTGGACACCTGTGACACGACTGGCGTCCTCGGCGCGATGACCGGCATCGTGGCGAACATGGCCTCCATCGAGGCGATCAAGCTGCTGATCGGCGCACACGACCGCCTGAACCGGGGCCTGACCTGGGTGGACTGCTGGTACAACCTGTTCGAGCGGACGCCGGTCACCGCGCCCGTGGCGGACTGCCCAACCTGCCAGCAACGGCAGTTCACCTTTCTGGAGACGCCGGCCTGGAAGCGCGCCGCCACCATGTGTGGCCGGGACGCCGTCCAGGTGCGACCGCCGACGCCCGTGGCGCTCGACCTGAAGGGGCTGGCCGCCCGGCTGTCACCGCTCGGCGAGGTGAAGTACAGCCCGCACGCACTGCGCCTCGTGATGCCGCCGCACGAGCTGACGGTCTTCCGCGACGGCCGGGCCATCGTCAAGGGCACGTCCGAGATCGCGGTGGCCCGGAGCCTCTACGCGCGGCTCGTCGGGACGTAG
- a CDS encoding HlyC/CorC family transporter, producing MAAEFALVSLRRSRIEQMVDERHRFGRMLLRAKDDPNRFISAAQLGITMASLGLGWIGESTVAALIEPLFHGLPEQYLGSAVHTISFAISFTLITMLHIVLGEQVPKMVSLQHAERTAIVTVGPTEAFYRVFRPFIAAFTGLTNLALAVMRIEPANEHEGAVTAEELELMVQTSHRAGALEDTERDLLSNVFDFADLSVYQVMIQRRDMVGVSVESTLDDLLELAEGSPHSRFPVYEESLDNVIGVIHIKDLLRAARRDHADFDLRGTMRQPLFVPETMPAGRLLSEFRRAHTTLAVVIDEYGGTAGLVTIDDVVEEIVGDVPDEFHAQTPSVEPQPDGTSIVAPTLRLDELDEHFDIEVDEDGEVDTVGGLVVEKLGRLAQTGDVVELEHYRLAVEEVEGVRITRLRLIPLQPASTAERAEEGQGS from the coding sequence GTGGCTGCCGAGTTCGCGCTGGTCAGCCTGCGTCGCAGCCGAATCGAGCAGATGGTTGATGAGCGGCACCGCTTTGGACGGATGCTGCTGCGGGCCAAGGACGATCCCAACCGGTTCATCTCGGCGGCTCAGCTCGGCATCACGATGGCCTCGCTGGGGCTCGGCTGGATCGGCGAGTCGACGGTCGCCGCGCTGATCGAGCCGCTCTTTCACGGCCTGCCCGAGCAGTATCTCGGGTCCGCCGTCCACACGATCTCGTTCGCCATCTCGTTTACCCTGATCACGATGCTCCACATCGTGCTGGGCGAGCAGGTGCCGAAGATGGTCTCGTTGCAGCACGCCGAGCGCACGGCCATCGTGACCGTCGGCCCGACGGAGGCGTTCTACCGCGTCTTCCGCCCGTTCATCGCGGCGTTCACGGGGCTCACCAACCTCGCGCTGGCCGTCATGCGGATCGAGCCGGCCAACGAGCACGAGGGCGCGGTCACGGCCGAAGAGCTGGAGCTGATGGTTCAGACGAGCCATCGGGCGGGCGCGTTGGAGGACACCGAGCGCGACCTCCTGAGCAACGTGTTCGACTTCGCGGATCTCTCGGTGTATCAGGTGATGATCCAGCGGCGCGACATGGTCGGCGTGTCCGTCGAGAGCACCCTGGACGATCTGCTGGAGCTGGCCGAAGGCAGCCCCCACTCACGCTTCCCCGTCTACGAGGAGTCGCTCGACAACGTCATCGGCGTCATCCACATCAAGGACTTGCTGCGTGCGGCCCGCCGCGACCACGCGGACTTCGACCTGCGCGGGACGATGCGCCAGCCGCTGTTCGTGCCCGAGACGATGCCGGCCGGCCGGCTGCTGTCCGAATTCCGCCGGGCGCACACGACGCTGGCCGTGGTGATCGACGAGTACGGCGGGACGGCCGGGCTGGTGACCATCGACGACGTGGTAGAAGAGATCGTCGGGGATGTGCCGGACGAGTTCCACGCCCAGACGCCGAGCGTCGAGCCGCAGCCGGACGGCACGTCCATCGTCGCCCCCACCCTCCGCCTGGACGAGCTTGACGAGCACTTCGACATCGAGGTAGACGAGGATGGCGAGGTGGACACGGTCGGTGGCCTGGTGGTGGAGAAGCTCGGGCGGCTGGCCCAGACCGGCGACGTTGTCGAGCTGGAGCACTATCGGCTGGCCGTCGAGGAGGTCGAAGGGGTGCGGATCACCCGTCTGCGGCTGATCCCGCTGCAGCCGGCCTCGACCGCCGAGCGCGCGGAAGAGGGTCAAGGATCGTAG